From Lucilia cuprina isolate Lc7/37 chromosome 4, ASM2204524v1, whole genome shotgun sequence:
CCAATTTTAAAAGATTGTGAGAACTCTTCTCTACCTCTAATCTCCCTTATATCCACAAGAAACGAATCTTATTTCACGCTTTACTTTCGTCATCGCAGTCGATGAAGTTCAAATTCCAACGGTGTCACCTTTGATagtacaaattcaaaaaaaagtttacttCATTTCGATCTTCGTACCGGAACGACACAAGCACTATGCCGCCAATGGTAGTAAACTCAGCACTAGCTGTACAAAACGAAAGTTTTTGATGCTAAAAATAACTATCGGCCCTAGTCCaactaatacaacaacaaattgcaaAGTAGAAAAATTGTGTCTAAAGAGGGGGACGGTAGTACTTGGGGCGTAAATAGAGAAACATTGATGTCTACATTTAAACGATTGGTCGGTAATTAGGTtattaagggcgagtttttctgataaagataatcttcattctttggttaaacctggtttaatatatgtttcgtgtttttcagttatcagtaaagttacttattatcttagtttaactgagtgtaattggccaatttaactcaagttataagcgagaaaacacaattaacaaaaacgataaaacaatgatttcggaagaacaaaatcatacattttaagtaaattgcaattttctgatttgttttgtttcattaattattgttttaaatgtttatttaacatttttgcaaaattttccattttacaaaagtattgtttgcaaaaaacagctgttcattgtttatgtttttgagtgaaaacttggcaatactaacaaagttaactgagcttaaatctaaaactgaaaaacacaattatcggttaaagtccgcctaaatttgttccgagtgtaatctaacagcaagttaagcctagtttaactgatgagtaagaaacccgccctaactgagtgtaattgacAAATTAAACTCAAGGTTTAAGtggaaaacacaattaacaaaaacaataaaacaatgattttataagaacaaaaatttaatattttaagttaattgcaattttccgatttgttttgttttatttattattgttttaaacgtttatttaacatttttccaaaattttccattttacaaaagtattgtttgcaaaaaacagatgttcattgtttatattattgagtgaaaagatgacaatactaacaaagttaactgaacttaaatctaaaactgaaaaacacaatcatcggttaaagtccccctaaatttgttccgagtttaatctaacagcaagttaaacccAGTTTAGCTGAGGAGTAAGGAACCCGCCCTAAGCTGCACTAGTTTTGTCACCTTCGTCTATAGACAACAAAAATTCTTGAATAACGACTGCCAGAAGCTGCATGAACAATTCTTACACGATTAAACGTGTACGTTGAATGTTTTCAGAAGGAAAGTTTTTCCCTAGTCATTGACAAAAGATGCCATATTAGAATTCATTtcaactttaacatcacacagttggatgctGCCCCGAGGAATGTCAGGACGCAGCGTGAATACCAAGaaaacatatgtacgtacatgcAGCTTTTAACGGCACTCATACAGATATTAGTGTTGGGCTGTCTTGCACTTGGTGGTTTTCTGCCGCCTACAGAAGACATTAAAGGATACATTCCGTGGAAATTAGCGTAATATTCCACATAGTTTCAAGGCGTCCCTGACTACATTAAACTGTTCGGCCAACCATACTTCAGTTTTTAATGGATTTATAAAACAGCACAATTTTTAGTTATATGCCTTTATACAGAAGCATGAGATTCGATTATTGTAAAGTTTTAGAAGTTAAAACAACAACTCAAATTATAAAGGAACTGTATTATAGGTGCTGTACTGCAAATTCTCGAcgaagaatatttatttattaaaatatactttataaataagtttataaaatacattaaaaaaaggcgCAAGGTGACTAGACCAACATATTGGACGCAAAATCTCACAAAAGaatatcaattttaataaatattgcattgtTATCGTACTAAATTGAGACTAGTAAAGAACGAGCAAATATCTGTAATTTTCcgagaaaatatttcaaactaaattatatgttttcttaaatattacaatattaacTATGCAATCGATAACTTACCctcataaatattaattgtaacTTGATTAACCGTCTCTGAAACATCATTGCGTATAAAGAACAATACGGTTTTACTCTCTGAGAAATAGCGAGAATAATTAAATTCACATTCGTCAACATCGTAATAATACGAACAACTTTCATTGCCAGTTGCATTATAAGGTGCTAAAAGTAATcaaaagtaaattataaaagaaattttcaataaaaattaatgaatttagaaattttaaatattatgagttaaaaaattatgaaattttttgatttactAACCATTATAAACCAAAGAACAATATTTGATTTTAGCTGAACCtttgcattttatatttaaactaagAATATCACCATGTTGCAGCCAGTTTTTACCATCAGCAGTGAAATTGGTGATGGGagctgaaataaaaacaaaaagaaatttttatagtcagcagtaaaaaaaagtttgtataaGAATCAGGCGTGGAAAACCGAAATTTTGATTTAGTACTAAcctattagactatagactagactatagaataaactttagtctagactatagactatattgtagactatgaactttctataaactagactataaactagactttagactaaaatatagactaaactatagacgagactatagacgagactatagactagactattgactacactttagactagactagacaatagattatagactagactatagactagtcaatagattagactatagactagactatagattacactatagactagaatatagactagactacagactagactaaagactagactaaagactagactaaaaactagactatagactagactttagactggactagtaacaagactacagaccaaactaaagactatattaaagacatgaatatagactagactataggctaaaatagactggactaaagactagactaaagactagactatagactagactataaacaagattataaattagactatagactaaaatatagactagactatagactatactatagactagactaaagactagactatagacttagctatagactaggctatagactatactacacactagactatagactagactatagactagactatagactagactatagactagactatagactagactatagactagactatagactagactatagactagactatagactagactatagactagactatagtctaagactagaatatagactagactacagactagactaaagactatactaaagactagactaaagactagactaaaaactagactatagactagactttagactggactagtaacaagactacagaccaaactaaagactatattaaagacatgaatatagactagactataggctaaaatagactggactaaagactagactaaagactagactatagactagactataaacaagattataaattagactatagactaaaatatagactagactatagactatactatagactagactaaagaccagactatagacttagctatagactaggctatatactatagactatactatacactagactatagactagactatagactagactatagactagactatggactagactatagactagactatagactagactatagactagactatagactagattatagaatagactatagactagactatagactagactatagactagactatagactagactatctagtctagtctatagactagactatagactagactatagactagactatagactagactatagactagactatagactatattatagaatagactatagaaaactatagattagactatagactatagactagactatagactagattatagaatagactatatactagactatagaaaactatagactagactgtcgactagactatagtataggctagactagactatggactagactatacactagactacagactagactatagactagactagactatactatagattaggctatcaGAAAATAGCGCGGTTTTATCGCAgtatttttcgaaattaaaagtAGATACATTTCTATGATAAGTAAACTTACATTTCGAAACAATCAATCTTTTATAATAGCCATACACTTTCATAGGATCTCTGGCTATAACCGATTTATTAACACAATTGAATGGTGGTTGGTTGTCAAAGAGTGTAGCCGTGGCTGGCAATAGATTGTAGTGTTTAACATTAGAACTTAATTTTGGATTAACCAATACGGATGAGATATTTAAAGCAGatgaattgttatttttattttgttgttgcaaagCAGCTGTGAGATTAAGTCCTAATAGAGCCGCATTGGCATGAGCCATTTCAGCAATTTCTTTATCGGCTGCCAAAGTGTCACgttttgttcttgttgctgGTTTTGGGGTAGTGGAAGTTGTGGTGCtacttgttgttgtagttgtggaTGTAGTTGGTTTAGGGGTTGTTGTGGTAGTGGTTGTAGTCGTTGTAGTTGTCGTGGTGGTggtagtagttgtagtagttgttgttaccGGATCTggtaatttttcaaatgaagCCACTACTAAAGCTTCGATTTCATAGACCTGCTCTGGTTCGCCGTATGATGCCTGGTAATTAAGACCATCTGTTACTCCCAGATATGTACAGTTTTGGAAccaaaatgtttgtatataagtGGCATTTTCCATTAGATAACTTTTCTCTTCTTCGGGCAAATCGATGGAATGATTTACGATTGCCTTGGTGGAAACATATTCTTTTTGCCGCACATTACCATCTTGTATGAGTTGCATTTGACCACCCAACGTATCGGACACCTCAATATTCACCGAACTTGTGGCGATTTTTATCCAAATTATATAATCTTTTTCAACAGTTACTTGAACTCTATATTGaccatattttgttttatttttaggatATGCTATGGACCAGGTGTTAGTGGGTTTGGTTGAAGAGAATAcctagaaaagaaaaatgtttaaaatcaatataatttagatgtttttgagatatttattgcaaaaatggcaacatttttaatatCCACTCtgtatataatttcattttatccctcttttataataaattataattttcaactCCAATAACCCGCCCTAATACTAACTATTTTCAAACTTAAGGAAAAcgattataatttataaaagaaataacaactaaagcgcaaaaaattaaattttgtattcctaaatgaatttaaaaataaattaatttgcattTGAATGTATAATAAAGATATAACAACAAgtagaaatgtttaataaattaaaataaattcaatttttagaATTCAATTACAATTGCTTGCATTTAAGTGGTGGGTTTAATCTGACATATCCAAGTAAATACGATTTATATAAGTGAAAGTTAAAAgagttgattttcttttttttcgaaatgcACCAGGCCCTACCCCCTTTGGAGCCCTCTTATAAAAAGTctattttttgccaaaaaaaagtaaaaatattccggaacaaagttaaaaaattatataattcccatttttaacatactgactgatatagggtatcatatggtcggctatgtccGACTATACGTTATACTatacttgttttttctgttgCTGCCTATTAGCGCTTCTTTTTACTTCGAAATATGTTGTTGTAGTCATGTTGGGTATCAGGTGGAATCATTTGTGGTGGCTATCATGGAAGACGGAAATCTGCCTTTTCACAAGAAATaccaaaatttctatatatactGAACTTTGCTTCCTGAGCAAGAAAATAccggtgacagacaaagttaagtacttaggtgtaatacttgaccggaaattaaaatggagacaccacatagaggataggatcaacaaggcacatcggtgctgggcgatatgtaggagaaccataggcatgaaatggggtcttagtcctgctatgacaaattggctttataaaagtgtaattagactaATTCgtgcttatgcttcaataatctggtggactgctttagaaaaaagtgtaatatcaaaatactacagggagttcagcgtacatgctgcttgagTATAAGttgtgccatgtgtactacttcaactaaggctctggaaacgttgctagatactccagccattgaaacatatataagatatgagacgcttacagccgaacggctcattactttaggcgaactggccaaaaacgtcatcaatgtatactggacacattggaaggttatacacattcatcggacgtgcctgatcgcataccagacatagaatatgtcggaaactttgaaacgctaatcccatatagaatgtcttggtcaagcggaacattgaagcaaatgggcctatccttataaatgttggaaGAGGAGTTCacatctacttcaaagttatttcaaagttaattttgacctaagttttgccgacttttgttgacataatagaacatttaacttaattatgagctcaaagatcatatgggggctaggcgaaataatgggcTGATTTTATCGATTTTCAATAgccttcgtccttgggccaaattttatcaaattatcttgaaaattgcgatctgtaccttgcgcacaaggtttacatggacggacatagcttaatcgcctcagaaaacgattctaagccgattggtatactttatggtaaatataggatgaatatttttgtatgttacaaatatcagcacaaacccaatataccctccccactaaagtggtgtagggtataatcaaCGCTTACTGGTCTCTCATAACAGTTTTCTtctaataaaattctaatagatcaaattaatttattttatataaacataaataaactaaaatttaaattaaacaaattacaaaataatagttGGGAAAACTAAATTAGTTTTCACAAACAATACGAATCGCACTGttcaattatataaattattttgaattgatttattataaacaagttAAAGTCATGCAGACAACAtcacaaaaacaactacaaaataatAGTACATacaacagaaaataaataaataaataaattataaagtttgaCAAACAAGTTTTAGACtaatcaacatttttttgtttccttaaaattgcaattaaagtTGTCTAAAAATAAATGACGTTACTTAACAAATGATAGTAGTTACACATTGAATTATGAccagtaaaatttgtttttatattggaaaaaattaggaaattttgaaatttgtaaaagcaaacaaagaaaatttttgagaaattattgaattattattcatggaaataaaaagttttatagaattatcagcaaaaagaaaaatataaagaattgtttatttgtttgtatgttgttaggtaaatAATTAGTCATACActtttaagtatttatgtatgtattaaggTTTGTTTTCCGATAAAGGGGAAATTACTTATGTAGGTTCATGATATTTAAGTAGGTTAGTAAATAAACACTGCATTGTTGGAACATTTTTCTACAATcgtcaataaataataatatagtatttgttttttttaagagaaaagaaATATAAGTATTCCAAACTTTACCCGTAATCACGATGCAatcaatttgttgttattgtacaaCACCAATGTCAAAGTCTAAAAAATTGTGATACTTCAACTGGATGTGTCCATAAATTCATTGGTCAAAGAGAAGTAGGATAGGCCTTGAAACTAGACCTTGAAACTAGACATTCTTTAATAGGCACGGTCTATGTGTGACCAGTACTCTTCAAGGCTAGATCTTTTTTTCGCATCAAGTTTTCCTTTGTGTCTGCAATGGGCGATGTACGGTATTTATGTGATGGCGACGTTATGAATAACGTACAAAGCAGCCGTGTACGGGGATTGATCTATTAGCTCATGTACATAACTGCGCGTAAGTTCCCatgacaatcggttcttcgcatcggaacgactcggagttcaacgaacaacgactAAGGATTGTCATCCCAGCCACAGTgacgtgtcgctgctacaataacaacaactgcgCGTaggtttaataaatacaaatacatgaTAATTAAGTTGGAATAATACCCATTAGGGATGTGTCAACATGATATTGTGTTTCTTGTTCGTTTCCCCGTACAGTCTTGGTGCAGcgttttaacagctttaaatgTTTCTTCACTGGATCACTGAGCGAAGGtgagcatattttttatatacatacatatatagctaACAAGGTTTCTAAATACATTCCCCAAGGGCTGCCGCTGTAAATACGCAATTTGTGCGGCAAGTGGCATCAACTGAGGAAGTGAAAAGGCTGTCAAATTTTTGCGTGGTGCAAGTTGGAAATTGGGTTTTAACGACCTCGGCGGAAGGAGTTAAATTCACTTCCAACTAGTAATTTgttaatgattttaataaactagtaatttgttaaagattttaataatatttatactataaaaagtttaaagtgttgagttttatgtaaatatttctgGTCAAAACAAGTAAATGtcatatttaaatgaataagTTAAAcagtaatataaaataattaaaatttagttgcCATAAGAGGTTCGAAATGGTTCAATATTAAGGTCACAActactctaaataattttaccTCAAAGACTTTGGGGCCCATTATGATTGCCTTCATAGAAGATGGATCAAAAAAGTAGAGAAACAAAACATAAGATATAAAGTGAAAACAAGGAAAAATACTTGTCGAATTCTAAACAGTTTCAACCCAGAAATTACTTAGAATCAGTTCCCAAAAAAGGAAAGTGTAATGCAATTTAAATGTCTGTATAGAacctttttgaagaaattaatgATTACGCTGACAAAAAGCCATTGAGTGCCTCAAGTTCTTAAGACCCCAGTATCTTAAAGATCAACATATAAAAGTGACGGATGGCTTTACTTTACTGCACtcttatttataataatgttcGAATCTAATCTAGCTATTAAGTACGCAACCTTTCATGTATGAAATGGTACTATTATAGATATAAATTGTCCTAACCGGCCTTATGTgggattattataaataataaaataattatcaaaatataactccaaaaaattgcataaatacttgTAAAAGTTAAATGTATTGAGTGTTATCTAACTACAAAACTTTCTAAGAGAAAGTAATGTTCtgaaaaaggaatttttattgATCGGCCTAAAATGTTGatcaattatatataaaaatttacatctggtatattttatgttgatacacataaaaacaatatctgCAGCCATTCGTTAAATAGTTGTATATAACTTGTGATTTCACTTACCCCATAATGTTCGGGATTTGCATTATCTCTCCATGTATAACGATATTCAGCGTTGGAAGCAATATTTCCATCATCATATAAAGTGGCTGTAAAGTTAATAGTCGATCCAATTAGAACAGAATCCGAACTTTGGATCTGAACATTATAGGCCTCcactaaaaacaaaagaaagtttatattttagattAAAACATGCTATTAAATATACTAGCAGGGgcgttattttgttgtttttttttaaatcacataAAAAATGAATAATACTCACCACCACTCCAAATGACGCAGTATAAGAAAACATTTATCAATAAATGCAAACGACGATATGAATGTTGCTTTAAAACCTGCATTTTTGCCTCTGTCTGCTATTGCTTTTCCTCTTGCTGTTGGGAGGGAGGTAGTTAGCCTTTAGAAATTGTATATTTCCAGATTTTGTCTACAAATGGAAAAACcacattaaaattgttttttcccTCAGCCAAATAATTCctggtatttttttaaagcgTAAATATATACTCTGAATATTgtaaagtttattattattgtttttttttgtttttttttattacaataatttattatttgttgtatttttttctattattcgTTTACTCTCTTttttgtgtgttgttgttgtaataatgaacaattcttacaaaattttttctttgatttttttccaactTAACACTAATTCAATGCACTGGTTATATTTATTATTCACATCATATTTACGTTCTAAATTATTTGGTTAATTAATTacgttataaatttattaaactacaaaagatttttaatattattttttcaatatgatTTCTCAATGCAAATATGTTGCAGAGCCCAGCGCCGACATATATTAAAGGCTTTGGCGGCTGGCACTTAAAATATCGGCGGCGTCTTAAAATCTATTGTAAACCGGCTAAATTCTCAAATAGTTTTACAAAGTGTAATctatataataacattttttatattctaaacatgttacataatttgttttcgttttctGTGGGAACTTCAGTACCTTATTACGAGATGCTTGTTCACGATTCTGTTAGACCAACGGTTTCCACATGGATCCCTAGTGGTCCGTAGCAAAATCCCAGGTGGTCCGcgaaaaccaaagaaaaaattgaataaataatagTCTGCTTACTTACATATTACATGAAATAAGTATCtctaaattatacatttttttattcaataacactagattttttaaactttttaaactgcCCTACGTATTAGATTATTTGCAATTCTTATTTCCTATAATATTCCGCCTTACcatatttcataatataatgataagcttatcgcagatttaagtaattttaacatttttattttaaaagagataaaaaatatcaaacttaCCGcttatgaagaacgaaaagtttGAGTAGCATAAAACGCGTTGCCGCCTCAACGCTTGTGTTGTGTACTTCCACCTTAAAAGCAGCTAAATTATCTGGCTAACTTTTAGGTAgcgtattttttgttaatctggcCATCTTGTTGCCACGAAAACACGACATCAAATTGTGAGATTGAAGTCGAAAGTTTTTCGTTTGGTTGGAGTACAAAAAGCtggtttttaacttaaattatcGAAGAAAACTCCTCCACAGGGTACAATGTCCAAAGATACGAATCCTAAGGAGGCCATTATTAAAGCCGCATATGCGGATGTTAATAAATTTGGCCAAAATGGTGAATTCGATAAAGCCATGAAAGCAGTCAATCGTAGTAAGTagaggaaaaaaatatacatattaaggtGACCAGGTGAATTTCGCTACGataaatttaatgaatgtaTTTCCAACACATCAATTGAGAAAGTGAATAaccattaataaaaattgtttttgtttttattcaaaacagTTCTCGGTGTAGCACCCGATGATACAACAGCTTTACATTGCAAAGTCATTTGCTTGATACAACTTTCAAAATTTGAGGAAGCTTCTAAAtttattgagaaaaataaattaacttccCTGGTCTTTGAGAAGGCCTATTGTGAGTATCGTCTCAATAAGCCcgaaaatgctttaaaaatcaTTGATGAGGCCCATTTGCCTACACTGCCACCCAATCTCAAAGAATTGAGAACTCAAGTTTTATATCGCTTGGAACGTTACGAGGAATGTTTCGATTCTTACaaagaaatcattaaaaataccAGTGATGATTACGAAGACGAAAGACGCACAAATCTAAGTGCTGTTGCTGCCAATTTGGCTTTAGACCCTACTAAGGAAATACCAGCAATTCCTGAAGAAACCTATGAGCAACATTTCAATGGTTCTTGTATTCTATCGAATCGTCAAAAGTATGCCGAAGCCGAAAAGAAATTGCGTGCCAGTGAGAAATTGTGCCGTGAAACTTTGGAAGAGGATGGTGCTACCGAAGAGGAGATTAGTGAGGAATTGGACATTATTCGTGTTCAAGTGGCCTACTGCATGCAAATG
This genomic window contains:
- the LOC111684100 gene encoding uncharacterized protein LOC111684100 codes for the protein MQVLKQHSYRRLHLLINVFLYCVIWSGVEAYNVQIQSSDSVLIGSTINFTATLYDDGNIASNAEYRYTWRDNANPEHYGVFSSTKPTNTWSIAYPKNKTKYGQYRVQVTVEKDYIIWIKIATSSVNIEVSDTLGGQMQLIQDGNVRQKEYVSTKAIVNHSIDLPEEEKSYLMENATYIQTFWFQNCTYLGVTDGLNYQASYGEPEQVYEIEALVVASFEKLPDPVTTTTTTTTTTTTTTTTTTTTTTTPKPTTSTTTTTSSTTTSTTPKPATRTKRDTLAADKEIAEMAHANAALLGLNLTAALQQQNKNNNSSALNISSVLVNPKLSSNVKHYNLLPATATLFDNQPPFNCVNKSVIARDPMKVYGYYKRLIVSKSPITNFTADGKNWLQHGDILSLNIKCKGSAKIKYCSLVYNAPYNATGNESCSYYYDVDECEFNYSRYFSESKTVLFFIRNDVSETVNQVTINIYEAKRQSQLSVVVVPVSCTLVAIILVVFGVSYYLQSRNRFNVEVADFNFGETQSVDMEYKTFHQRLIESIRDVLPTRRQFTRSNSDLGPEPDSPGVGIDSNLRYNTMN